A genomic segment from Chitinophagaceae bacterium encodes:
- a CDS encoding penicillin-binding protein 2 translates to MLVFIGMMLVIIAQLANLQLFSDEYKIMADDQGKFRKVIYPDRGLVFDRNKKPILQNAIIYDLMITPNKIKGIDTALLCKILQIDSTQFMKKLVEVIIRNGRARPSVFEAMLTDDKMAMLNESMYRFVPGFYLQERSIRKFPYNAAANILGYTAEVDSNFLKKHKEEGYMPGDYAGMTGLERSYEKVLMGQRGIEFWKRDNKNRLTEKLEGGKFDTLPIAGQNLYSSIDIELQQLGEKLMQNKLGSIVAIDPQTGGILCMVTAPSYAPGYLTGALRRKHFSELYRNPALPLLNRAVSATYSPGSTFKTLQALVGLHEGVITTDFSVTCHGAFYGCGSGRPMRCLDYGTFNLRNAITVSDNTYFATVMQRVINNPLYPSVDSSLTVWNKYMYAFGLGHKLGVDIPAEKAGFIPTPKYYDKAYGKGRWNYCSFRSVSIGQGEVDNTPLQVANEMAYIANKGWYIIPHVIDSIAGGDQFGLLNKFKIKHQAIDIADSIYEAVHDGMQGVVERGTGAGAKVKDVVICGKTGTVENYYRGVKQPNHSFFAAFAPRINPKIAIMCVVENSGRFGGTYAAPIVSFMIEKYLKDSITDKARLARIETLSNQNLMPPRIYSELRRIDSLDHIGDSAYLLQKGYIKIIKDTLEAEDEPEILKQSDMEKVKKELLNEKNKKDTVVIIRKPEAILPDNKKLSTEEDSTNQQQK, encoded by the coding sequence ATGCTGGTTTTTATCGGCATGATGCTGGTAATTATTGCCCAGCTGGCCAACCTCCAGCTTTTTTCTGATGAATACAAAATAATGGCAGACGACCAGGGGAAATTTCGTAAAGTAATATACCCCGACAGGGGTTTGGTATTTGACCGGAATAAAAAACCTATACTGCAAAATGCCATTATATACGACCTGATGATTACGCCCAATAAAATCAAAGGCATAGATACGGCCTTGCTCTGTAAAATTTTACAAATAGATTCTACCCAGTTCATGAAAAAACTGGTAGAAGTTATTATCCGCAATGGCAGGGCAAGGCCATCGGTTTTTGAAGCTATGCTCACCGATGATAAAATGGCCATGCTCAACGAAAGTATGTACCGCTTTGTCCCCGGGTTTTATTTACAGGAAAGATCCATCCGGAAGTTTCCCTACAATGCTGCTGCAAATATTTTGGGCTATACTGCCGAAGTAGATTCAAATTTTTTAAAAAAACATAAAGAGGAAGGCTACATGCCTGGTGATTATGCCGGAATGACGGGCCTGGAGCGCTCTTACGAAAAAGTGCTCATGGGGCAGCGGGGCATAGAGTTTTGGAAAAGAGACAACAAAAACAGGCTTACCGAAAAACTGGAAGGGGGAAAATTTGATACGCTTCCCATTGCAGGTCAAAATTTATACTCTTCTATTGATATTGAATTGCAGCAGTTGGGCGAAAAACTTATGCAGAACAAACTTGGCTCCATTGTTGCCATTGATCCGCAAACCGGGGGAATACTTTGTATGGTTACGGCGCCATCTTATGCGCCGGGTTACCTTACGGGAGCATTAAGGCGCAAACATTTTTCGGAGTTGTACCGTAACCCTGCGTTACCCTTGCTCAACAGGGCAGTGAGCGCTACCTATTCCCCGGGCTCTACGTTTAAAACTTTGCAGGCACTTGTGGGCCTTCATGAAGGGGTAATTACTACTGATTTTAGTGTAACCTGCCATGGCGCTTTTTATGGATGCGGCAGCGGCAGGCCCATGCGTTGCCTGGATTACGGAACTTTTAATTTACGTAATGCCATTACTGTATCCGACAATACTTATTTTGCTACCGTAATGCAAAGGGTAATCAACAACCCTTTATATCCTTCGGTTGACAGCAGCCTTACCGTGTGGAACAAGTATATGTATGCATTTGGCCTTGGTCATAAATTGGGCGTTGATATACCTGCCGAAAAAGCAGGATTTATTCCTACTCCAAAATATTACGATAAAGCTTATGGAAAAGGCCGGTGGAATTATTGTAGTTTCCGCTCGGTAAGTATTGGCCAGGGTGAAGTAGATAATACACCACTACAAGTGGCAAATGAAATGGCATATATTGCCAACAAAGGCTGGTACATAATTCCACATGTAATTGATTCCATTGCCGGCGGCGATCAATTTGGATTACTTAACAAGTTTAAAATTAAACACCAGGCAATTGATATTGCCGATAGCATTTATGAAGCAGTACATGATGGTATGCAAGGTGTGGTAGAAAGAGGAACCGGGGCCGGTGCAAAAGTTAAAGACGTAGTAATTTGCGGAAAAACCGGAACAGTAGAAAATTATTATAGGGGCGTAAAACAACCCAACCACTCCTTTTTTGCTGCATTTGCGCCAAGGATAAATCCCAAAATTGCTATAATGTGTGTGGTGGAAAATAGTGGAAGGTTTGGTGGTACCTATGCTGCTCCCATTGTAAGTTTTATGATTGAAAAATATTTAAAAGATTCCATCACCGATAAAGCAAGGCTGGCCCGTATTGAAACACTCAGTAACCAAAACCTTATGCCACCACGTATTTATTCTGAATTAAGAAGAATAGATTCACTCGACCATATTGGTGATTCTGCTTACCTGCTGCAAAAAGGATACATCAAAATTATTAAAGACACTTTAGAAGCAGAAGACGAACCGGAAATACTTAAACAATCCGATATGGAAAAAGTGAAAAAGGAACTTTTGAACGAAAAAAATAAGAAAGACACTGTAGTAATAATTAGAAAGCCAGAGGCAATATTACCCGATAATAAAAAATTGTCTACAGAAGAAGACAGCACAAACCAACAACAAAAGTAA
- a CDS encoding RNA polymerase sigma factor: MAQQQDDKELLQQFKNPVTKEKAFTAIVKKYQEKLYWHIRRMVVDHEDANDVLQNMFIKVWKNLDNFREDSQLYTWLYRIATNESLTFLEQAKKRNTISLSGDAENHLANKLQSDKNFDGKKSEWKLQLAIQQLPEKQRAVFNLRYFNEMPYEEMSKVLETSEGALKASYHHAVKKIEDYILNR; encoded by the coding sequence ATGGCCCAACAACAAGACGACAAAGAATTGTTACAGCAGTTTAAAAACCCTGTAACAAAAGAAAAAGCCTTTACTGCTATTGTAAAGAAATACCAGGAAAAACTGTATTGGCATATACGCCGCATGGTAGTAGATCATGAAGATGCCAACGATGTGCTTCAAAATATGTTTATTAAGGTTTGGAAAAACCTCGATAATTTTAGGGAAGACAGCCAGCTTTACACCTGGCTATACCGTATTGCTACCAATGAAAGCCTTACTTTTTTAGAGCAGGCAAAAAAGAGGAATACGATTTCATTAAGTGGTGATGCGGAAAATCATCTGGCCAATAAGCTCCAGTCTGATAAAAATTTTGATGGTAAAAAATCAGAATGGAAACTGCAGTTGGCCATACAGCAACTGCCCGAAAAACAAAGGGCCGTTTTTAATTTGCGTTATTTTAATGAAATGCCCTATGAAGAGATGAGTAAAGTGCTGGAAACCAGCGAAGGAGCCCTAAAAGCCAGCTATCACCACGCTGTAAAAAAAATTGAAGATTATATCCTAAACCGTTAA
- a CDS encoding MBL fold metallo-hydrolase, which translates to MKIFPLSEGAFSIDSTKIFIPFNKKDEDIQNRPVGSLLVEVQPFCVVTSKDILLFDTGLGFTNNDGVLQLHQNLLDNGIQPGDVTKVLLSHLHKDHSGGLTMKDAATKQQILSFTNAVYYVFEKELDYGFEHNGKSYVAGDFSILKNAANVVLLKEDTGTIDGYIQYALSGAHSKFHIVFWIDDGNQAIFFGGDEAPQLQQMKNKFVAKYDFNGKKAMELRQQWWKEGTEKHWTFLFYHDIKTPYITL; encoded by the coding sequence ATGAAAATTTTTCCACTTAGCGAAGGCGCATTTAGTATAGACAGTACTAAAATTTTTATCCCGTTTAATAAGAAGGATGAGGATATACAAAATAGGCCGGTTGGGAGCCTGCTGGTAGAAGTGCAGCCTTTTTGCGTGGTAACCTCAAAAGATATTTTACTTTTCGATACGGGCCTGGGTTTCACAAATAATGATGGTGTGTTACAATTGCACCAAAATTTATTAGATAATGGCATACAACCCGGAGACGTTACCAAAGTTTTACTAAGCCATTTACACAAAGATCATTCCGGCGGCCTAACAATGAAAGATGCTGCAACAAAACAGCAAATACTTAGTTTCACTAATGCGGTTTATTATGTTTTTGAAAAAGAACTGGATTATGGATTTGAGCACAATGGCAAATCTTACGTTGCCGGGGATTTTTCTATTTTAAAAAATGCTGCTAATGTAGTTTTGCTTAAAGAAGATACGGGAACAATTGACGGTTATATACAGTACGCACTTTCGGGCGCACATTCCAAATTTCATATTGTATTTTGGATAGATGATGGGAACCAGGCAATTTTTTTTGGTGGTGATGAAGCGCCGCAATTGCAGCAAATGAAAAATAAATTTGTAGCCAAGTATGATTTTAATGGAAAAAAGGCAATGGAATTAAGGCAGCAATGGTGGAAAGAAGGCACAGAAAAACATTGGACATTTTTGTTTTATCATGATATTAAAACGCCATATATCACTCTTTAA
- a CDS encoding ABC transporter ATP-binding protein, which translates to MSAGISEKQKLKFSILKRVFAFTAPYKNKFYLSLFLAVFLAIIAPLRPLLIQLTINEGIKNETVSRFINGPGGFIIEITLIQVLILLIETIARFYFTFTTASMGQNVVKDLRVTTYKKITHLNLSEFDKTPIGTLTTRTINDIESINDIFSDGLIPIIADMLSIVSVLTYMFWADWKLTLVCLAPFPILMLATYFFKEAVNKSFIKVRNAVANLNAFVQEHITGMSIVQTFVAENREQEKFRAINKEHRNANIKAIFAYSIFFPVVELVSAFSISLLVWWGAKDALQLPQENASHIAGIITAFILCISLLFRPLRVIADKFNVLQMGIIASERVFKVLDNTNVMPNMGTLNSGDLKGKLEFKNVSFEYTPGTPVLKNISFTVNPGETLAIVGQTGSGKTSIISLINRLYPISSGQILADGKPIEDYELNFLRSRIGVVLQDVFLFSGSIKDNISLHNDAIPIEKINETAKLVGLGTFIEKLPNGYNQNVMERGAMLSIGQRQLLSFARALLYNPSILILDEATSSVDTESEMLIQNAIETLVSGRTSIIIAHRLSTIRKAEKIMVLEKGEIKEMGNHEALMNQKGAYFKLYKMQFEKMAIIGA; encoded by the coding sequence ATGAGCGCTGGTATTTCCGAAAAACAAAAATTAAAATTTTCAATATTAAAAAGGGTTTTTGCTTTTACGGCACCGTATAAAAATAAATTTTATTTATCCCTTTTTCTTGCAGTTTTCCTGGCCATAATTGCACCACTTAGGCCGCTGCTCATCCAACTCACCATTAATGAAGGTATAAAAAACGAAACCGTATCCAGGTTTATAAATGGCCCAGGGGGTTTTATTATTGAAATTACCCTAATTCAAGTGTTGATCTTGCTTATTGAAACCATTGCCCGATTTTATTTTACATTTACTACGGCATCCATGGGGCAAAACGTGGTGAAAGATTTAAGGGTTACAACGTATAAAAAAATTACCCATCTTAATTTATCGGAGTTTGACAAAACACCCATTGGCACATTAACCACACGTACAATAAATGATATTGAAAGCATCAACGATATTTTTAGTGATGGTTTAATCCCCATCATTGCCGATATGCTTTCCATCGTTTCGGTATTGACTTATATGTTTTGGGCCGATTGGAAACTTACGCTGGTATGCCTGGCGCCATTTCCTATTTTAATGCTGGCTACCTATTTTTTTAAAGAAGCGGTAAACAAATCATTTATTAAAGTGCGTAATGCAGTGGCCAATCTCAACGCCTTTGTACAGGAGCATATCACCGGTATGAGTATTGTACAAACATTTGTGGCAGAAAACAGGGAGCAGGAAAAGTTCAGGGCAATTAATAAAGAGCACCGCAATGCCAATATTAAAGCCATTTTTGCTTACTCTATTTTTTTTCCGGTGGTAGAGCTGGTATCTGCATTTTCCATTAGCCTTTTAGTATGGTGGGGAGCAAAAGATGCCTTGCAGCTTCCGCAGGAAAACGCTTCCCATATTGCTGGCATCATCACTGCCTTTATACTTTGTATTAGTTTATTGTTTCGCCCGCTAAGGGTAATAGCCGATAAATTTAATGTACTGCAAATGGGCATAATTGCCAGCGAACGTGTTTTTAAAGTATTGGATAATACCAATGTAATGCCCAATATGGGAACCCTAAATTCTGGGGATTTAAAAGGCAAGCTGGAATTTAAAAATGTATCTTTTGAATATACACCGGGAACACCTGTATTAAAAAACATTTCATTTACGGTAAACCCTGGTGAAACACTGGCTATTGTAGGCCAAACCGGAAGTGGCAAAACCTCAATCATAAGTTTAATCAACCGGCTTTATCCCATTAGCAGCGGGCAAATTTTGGCCGATGGAAAACCCATTGAAGATTATGAACTCAATTTTTTAAGGAGCCGTATAGGTGTGGTGCTCCAGGATGTGTTTTTATTCAGCGGGTCAATAAAAGATAATATTTCCCTGCACAATGATGCTATACCCATTGAAAAAATTAATGAAACGGCAAAGCTGGTTGGCCTTGGTACATTTATTGAAAAGTTGCCCAATGGTTACAACCAAAATGTAATGGAACGTGGCGCCATGTTGTCTATTGGCCAGCGCCAGCTCTTATCTTTTGCCCGGGCATTATTATATAACCCTTCTATACTCATATTGGACGAAGCCACATCTTCTGTAGATACCGAAAGCGAAATGCTCATACAAAATGCCATTGAAACGCTGGTTTCCGGGCGCACCTCAATTATAATTGCCCACCGCCTTAGCACCATACGCAAAGCCGAAAAAATAATGGTGCTGGAAAAAGGAGAGATAAAAGAAATGGGCAACCATGAAGCCTTAATGAACCAAAAAGGGGCTTATTTTAAGTTGTACAAAATGCAATTTGAAAAAATGGCAATTATTGGTGCGTAA
- a CDS encoding response regulator transcription factor has protein sequence MANKILIADDEPDILEILQYNLRAEGYEVFTAKNGNEAIEVAKINNPQLIILDIMMPEKSGIEACAILRAMPMFRKTFIIFLTALSDEVTEIKGLETGADDFIAKPVSPRVFMSKVNAFFRRLEHSGLGKIQINQLEIDRESFVVRYENNEVILARKEFELLALLASKPGKVFLRNEILGHVWGADVIVGDRTIDVHIRKVRQKLGIDCITTVKGVGYKFEWI, from the coding sequence ATGGCAAACAAAATTTTAATTGCAGATGACGAGCCGGATATATTGGAGATATTACAATATAACCTAAGGGCAGAAGGCTATGAAGTATTTACGGCAAAAAATGGCAATGAAGCTATTGAAGTTGCTAAAATAAATAACCCTCAGCTTATCATCCTGGACATAATGATGCCCGAAAAATCGGGAATTGAAGCCTGTGCTATTTTGCGGGCAATGCCCATGTTTCGTAAAACATTTATTATTTTTTTAACGGCTCTTAGCGATGAAGTTACAGAAATAAAAGGGCTGGAAACCGGTGCTGATGACTTTATTGCCAAGCCGGTAAGCCCCAGGGTTTTTATGAGTAAGGTGAATGCTTTTTTCAGACGGCTGGAACATTCGGGGTTGGGGAAAATTCAAATTAATCAACTCGAAATTGACCGGGAAAGTTTTGTGGTGCGTTATGAAAATAACGAAGTGATTTTGGCCCGCAAAGAGTTTGAATTACTGGCTTTGCTGGCTTCAAAACCAGGAAAAGTTTTTTTACGAAATGAAATACTGGGCCATGTGTGGGGAGCCGATGTAATTGTAGGCGACCGTACCATAGATGTACACATCAGAAAAGTTAGGCAAAAATTAGGAATAGATTGTATTACAACGGTTAAAGGCGTTGGCTATAAATTTGAATGGATTTAA
- the mreD gene encoding rod shape-determining protein MreD — MTGIVKYIVRFILLIFVQVFVLDRIHLHQMITPYLYFLFIIWLPFKMPRMALMLVAFFVGLTMDSFRQHPGFHAAACVLIAYIKPFLANLLSPQQGKDFTYEEPSVKSFGTFTAYFTFIAMLSLLHNAWLFLLEAWQFGNIWYFIVKTVLSTAISILLILITELIFTRKQKFKTNTV, encoded by the coding sequence ATGACAGGAATCGTAAAATATATAGTAAGGTTTATCCTATTAATTTTTGTACAGGTATTTGTGCTGGACAGGATACACCTGCACCAAATGATTACGCCTTATTTATATTTTCTTTTCATCATTTGGCTGCCTTTTAAAATGCCAAGAATGGCTTTGATGCTTGTGGCCTTTTTTGTAGGGCTTACAATGGATAGTTTTCGGCAGCATCCCGGTTTTCACGCAGCAGCTTGCGTACTAATTGCTTATATAAAACCCTTTTTGGCAAACTTATTATCGCCACAGCAGGGTAAAGATTTTACTTATGAAGAGCCATCTGTAAAAAGTTTTGGCACTTTTACTGCCTATTTCACTTTTATTGCTATGCTAAGCCTATTGCATAATGCCTGGCTTTTTTTACTTGAGGCCTGGCAATTTGGAAATATCTGGTATTTTATTGTTAAAACGGTTCTTTCAACTGCCATTAGTATCTTACTCATTCTTATTACAGAATTAATTTTTACCCGTAAACAAAAGTTCAAAACAAATACTGTTTAA
- the atpH gene encoding ATP synthase F1 subunit delta, which yields MTNPRLATRYAKSLIGLAQEKNVLEAVIADMKFFSSLQKTNPDFTALLRSPIINADKKEKIINAITGNKVSELSNLFISLLVRKGREGNLPEIAEAFITQYNTLKGIHKVKLTTAAPLSQQIQQEIMAKIKTESGVKNIELETGVDHELVGGFTLQMADIYVDASILRDLNDIKKQFLNNEYIHQLR from the coding sequence ATGACAAATCCACGTTTAGCCACACGATATGCAAAAAGCCTTATAGGGCTTGCACAGGAAAAAAATGTATTGGAAGCAGTGATAGCCGATATGAAATTTTTCTCTTCCCTGCAAAAAACCAATCCCGATTTTACGGCTTTGCTTCGTAGCCCCATCATTAACGCCGATAAAAAAGAAAAAATAATTAACGCTATTACCGGCAACAAAGTAAGTGAACTCAGCAACTTATTTATTAGCTTATTAGTACGTAAAGGCAGGGAAGGCAACCTGCCTGAAATTGCAGAAGCTTTTATTACCCAGTATAATACCTTAAAAGGCATCCATAAAGTAAAGCTTACTACTGCAGCCCCCTTAAGCCAGCAAATTCAGCAGGAAATAATGGCTAAAATAAAAACCGAATCCGGTGTTAAAAATATAGAACTGGAAACTGGCGTTGACCATGAACTTGTAGGCGGTTTTACCCTTCAAATGGCAGATATTTATGTTGATGCAAGTATTTTAAGAGACCTGAACGATATTAAAAAGCAGTTTCTCAATAACGAATATATTCACCAGTTAAGATAA
- the atpB gene encoding F0F1 ATP synthase subunit A, with the protein MAFKHIKSLLVATFSIFALMFSGPVFAQNHENEPKTELPHEAEGKLDPAKIILEHIQDAHEWHFFSFGDFHATIPLPVILYSPTNGISLFSSSRFHHGHEAYNGYKLEKGEIVAINGSKVYDFSLTKNVVQMFLALIVLVLLLTGIAKKYKSGQGVTSAPKGWQSMLEPVITFIRDEAAKPNLGHKWQKYLPYLLTVFFFILINTLFGLLPGSANVTGNIAFTIVLGVISFFVILFSTNGHFWGHIFWPPGVPLLIKFILIPIEFASFFIKPSALIIRLFANMVAGHIIILSFVTLIFIFGSMATVAGWSVSPLSVAFAVFIYLIELLVAFIQAYIFTVLTAVFIGQAFEGGHNDTDGHADAVII; encoded by the coding sequence ATGGCCTTTAAGCATATAAAATCTTTACTGGTAGCCACTTTCAGCATTTTTGCACTAATGTTTTCTGGGCCTGTTTTTGCACAGAACCATGAAAACGAGCCCAAAACTGAACTCCCCCACGAAGCAGAAGGAAAACTGGACCCGGCAAAAATTATTTTGGAACACATACAGGATGCCCATGAATGGCACTTTTTTAGCTTTGGCGATTTTCATGCTACTATTCCCTTACCCGTAATTTTATACTCACCCACAAATGGCATTAGCCTGTTTTCTTCCTCAAGGTTCCATCATGGCCACGAAGCATACAATGGCTATAAACTCGAAAAAGGGGAAATAGTAGCTATTAATGGAAGCAAAGTATATGATTTTTCTTTAACCAAAAACGTGGTGCAAATGTTTTTGGCATTGATAGTATTAGTACTATTGCTTACAGGAATAGCCAAAAAATATAAAAGCGGGCAAGGTGTTACCAGCGCACCCAAAGGATGGCAAAGTATGCTGGAGCCGGTAATTACTTTTATAAGAGATGAGGCGGCGAAGCCCAACCTGGGCCATAAATGGCAGAAATACCTGCCTTACTTGCTTACGGTATTTTTCTTTATTTTAATTAATACCCTTTTTGGGTTGCTCCCCGGCTCGGCAAATGTTACCGGAAATATTGCTTTTACCATTGTACTTGGCGTAATTTCCTTTTTTGTAATATTGTTTAGTACCAATGGCCATTTTTGGGGCCATATTTTCTGGCCTCCCGGCGTGCCCCTACTAATTAAATTTATATTGATACCTATAGAATTTGCCAGTTTCTTTATTAAACCAAGCGCCTTAATCATACGTTTGTTTGCCAATATGGTTGCCGGGCATATTATTATTTTAAGTTTTGTAACGCTTATTTTTATTTTTGGCTCAATGGCTACGGTGGCAGGCTGGAGCGTATCGCCACTCTCTGTTGCATTTGCAGTTTTTATATATTTAATTGAATTGCTGGTAGCATTTATACAGGCTTATATTTTTACCGTGTTAACGGCAGTATTTATTGGCCAGGCATTTGAGGGAGGGCATAATGATACAGACGGGCATGCAGACGCCGTAATAATTTAG
- the atpE gene encoding ATP synthase F0 subunit C — translation MNITMLAEIGFSHMGGAIGAGLAAIGAGIGIGQIGKGAVEAIARQPEASNDIRGNMILTAAFVEGVALFAVIVGLLAVLKA, via the coding sequence ATGAACATTACAATGTTGGCTGAAATCGGTTTTTCGCACATGGGTGGCGCAATTGGCGCAGGCCTTGCTGCAATTGGAGCCGGTATCGGTATCGGTCAAATCGGTAAAGGTGCAGTAGAAGCTATTGCCCGTCAGCCGGAAGCATCAAACGACATTCGTGGTAACATGATCCTCACCGCAGCATTCGTAGAAGGGGTTGCCCTTTTTGCTGTGATTGTAGGGTTGCTGGCTGTATTAAAAGCCTAA
- a CDS encoding S1/P1 nuclease, with protein sequence MKKLAVKIVFYSLLVYMPLQANAWGLLGHRIVGQIAESYLTKKAKKEINKILGTESLAMASNWPDFIKSDSTKKYLDPWHYVNLSPGLSFDSVKHFLETATQDNIYNKINLLVAELYNKNLSLEQKQFNLKFLIHLIGDLHQPLHVGRLEDRGGNSVKVKWFGASSNLHRVWDEGLIEFQQLSYTEYARAINFSSKEQRENLNTKTLAAWVFASYQVASGIYADITEPDQKLNYAYNYKYLAVINNQLLEGGIHLANLLNEIFG encoded by the coding sequence ATGAAAAAATTAGCAGTAAAGATTGTATTCTACTCATTATTGGTATATATGCCGCTACAGGCAAATGCATGGGGTTTATTGGGCCACCGCATTGTAGGCCAAATTGCAGAAAGCTATTTAACCAAAAAAGCCAAAAAAGAAATTAATAAAATACTGGGTACCGAAAGCCTGGCAATGGCCAGCAACTGGCCGGACTTTATTAAAAGTGATTCCACCAAAAAATACCTCGACCCCTGGCATTATGTAAACCTATCACCGGGCTTAAGTTTCGATTCGGTAAAGCATTTTTTAGAAACGGCCACACAGGATAATATTTATAATAAGATAAACCTATTGGTTGCAGAATTATACAACAAAAATCTATCGCTTGAGCAAAAACAATTTAACCTCAAGTTTTTAATTCATTTAATAGGCGACCTGCACCAACCTCTGCATGTGGGCAGGCTCGAAGACCGGGGAGGCAATTCTGTTAAAGTAAAATGGTTTGGCGCTTCATCAAACCTGCACAGGGTTTGGGACGAAGGGCTGATAGAGTTTCAGCAATTAAGTTATACCGAATATGCCAGGGCCATAAACTTTAGCAGCAAAGAACAAAGGGAAAACTTAAATACCAAAACTTTAGCAGCCTGGGTTTTTGCCAGCTACCAGGTAGCTTCTGGTATTTATGCAGATATTACCGAGCCCGATCAAAAATTAAATTATGCATACAATTATAAATACCTTGCCGTTATAAATAATCAACTGCTGGAGGGCGGTATCCACCTTGCCAATTTACTCAACGAAATATTTGGATAA
- the atpF gene encoding F0F1 ATP synthase subunit B has translation MELLLPALGLLFWTLVAFGIVFFILKKYAWSAILKGLYEREQNIADSIATADKVRQEMAQLKSENEALLATAREERAAMLKEAKETKDKIINQAKDDAKVHAAKIMADAQATIEQQKMAAITDLKNQVGNLVVEVSEKVLRKELSNKPEYESYIRQLTNEVKLN, from the coding sequence ATGGAACTTTTATTGCCCGCACTGGGTTTATTATTTTGGACATTAGTAGCTTTTGGCATCGTATTTTTTATTTTAAAAAAATATGCATGGTCGGCTATTTTAAAAGGACTATACGAAAGAGAACAAAATATTGCTGACAGTATTGCCACTGCCGATAAAGTAAGACAAGAAATGGCACAGCTTAAAAGCGAAAACGAAGCTTTACTGGCCACAGCCCGTGAAGAAAGAGCTGCAATGCTCAAAGAAGCCAAAGAAACAAAAGATAAAATTATTAACCAGGCAAAAGACGATGCAAAAGTACATGCGGCAAAAATTATGGCCGATGCCCAAGCTACAATTGAACAACAAAAAATGGCCGCAATTACCGACCTTAAAAATCAGGTGGGCAACCTTGTAGTGGAAGTAAGCGAAAAAGTATTGCGTAAAGAACTTTCCAATAAACCCGAATATGAATCGTATATACGCCAGTTAACTAATGAAGTGAAACTAAACTAA